The Musa acuminata AAA Group cultivar baxijiao chromosome BXJ2-2, Cavendish_Baxijiao_AAA, whole genome shotgun sequence genome has a segment encoding these proteins:
- the LOC135605634 gene encoding glycerol-3-phosphate acyltransferase, chloroplastic-like isoform X1, with amino-acid sequence MGAEVEVGHSRCFLRRNEEELLSCIRKKVEAGKLSSDIATRLEELFYNYRNAVMQSGDSSASEIILSNMAVAFDCILLDVENPFNFSPYHKAVREPFDYYMFGQNYFHPLVDFRTSYIGNLSLFFDMEKKLKQGHNIVLFSNHQTEADPPLIALLLERTNPYLAEKLVFVAGDRVITDPLSKPFSMGRNLICVYSKKHMHDVPELVEMKRRANTRSLKEMALLLRGGSQIIWIAPSGGRDRPDPLTGKWHPEIERGHQGVDHVASFDESSVDNMRRLVDHSGVMGHMYPLALLCYEVMPPPPEVEKQIGERRKISFHGIGLSVAPEINFDDIASGCENAEEAKKAFVWALYGPVIEQYSVLESAIYGYQGLNASNSIISLSRPWS; translated from the exons ATGGGGGCGGAGGTGGAGGTCGGGCATTCCAGGTGTTTTCTTAGGCGGAATGAAGAAG AGCTGCTTTCTTGCATAAGGAAGAAAGTTGAAGCTGGAAAGCTTTCTTCAGATATTGCTACCAGACTAGAGGAACTATTTTACAACTACCGCAATGCT GTCATGCAAAGCGGAGATTCTAGTGCAAGCGAGATCATACTGTCAAATATGGCTGTTGCATTTGATTGTATTCTCTTGGATGTTGAG AATCCCTTTAACTTTTCACCTTATCATAAGGCAGTACGAGAGCCTTTTGACTACTATATGTTTGGTCAAAATTACTTCCATCCGTTGGTAGATTTCAG GACATCATATATTGGCAACCTCTCCCTTTTCTTTGACATGGAAAAGAAGCTTAAGCAG GGCCATAACATTGTTTTGTTCTCCAATCATCAGACAGAAGCAGATCCACCACTGATCGCATTATTGCTTGAAAGAACAAATCCATATCTTGCTGAAAAACTG GTTTTTGTGGCAGGAGACAGGGTTATTACCGACCCACTTTCCAAGCCCTTCAGCATGGgaag AAATCTTATTTGTGTGTACTCAAAGAAGCACATGCATGATGTTCCTGAGCTCGTTGAAATGAAAAGGAGAGCAAATACTCGAAGCCTCAAGGAGATGGCTTTGCTTTTAAG GGGTGGATCACAGATAATATGGATTGCACCAAGTGGTGGTAGGGACCGGCCAGATCCACTCACAGGGAAATGGCATCCG GAGATAGAGAGAGGACATCAAGGTGTAGACCATGTG GCATCATTTGATGAATCTTCAGTGGACAATATGAGGAGGCTTGTGGACCATTCTGGTGTAATGGGGCATATGTATCCCCTAGCGTTGCTGTGTTATGAGGTCATGCCTCCACCACCAGAG GTAGAAAAGCAAATTGGTGAGAGGAGAAAAATTTCTTTTCATGGAATTGGGTTATCTGTGGCTCCAGAAATTAACTTTGATGATATTGCTAGTGGTTGTGAGAATGCTGAAGAG GCTAAGAAGGCTTTTGTTTGGGCATTGTAT
- the LOC135605634 gene encoding glycerol-3-phosphate acyltransferase, chloroplastic-like isoform X3 encodes MGAEVEVGHSRCFLRRNEEELLSCIRKKVEAGKLSSDIATRLEELFYNYRNAVMQSGDSSASEIILSNMAVAFDCILLDVENPFNFSPYHKAVREPFDYYMFGQNYFHPLVDFRTSYIGNLSLFFDMEKKLKQGHNIVLFSNHQTEADPPLIALLLERTNPYLAEKLVFVAGDRVITDPLSKPFSMGRNLICVYSKKHMHDVPELVEMKRRANTRSLKEMALLLRGGSQIIWIAPSGGRDRPDPLTGKWHPEIERGHQGVDHVASFDESSVDNMRRLVDHSGVMGHMYPLALLCYEVMPPPPEAKKAFVWALYGPVIEQYSVLESAIYGYQGLNASNSIISLSRPWS; translated from the exons ATGGGGGCGGAGGTGGAGGTCGGGCATTCCAGGTGTTTTCTTAGGCGGAATGAAGAAG AGCTGCTTTCTTGCATAAGGAAGAAAGTTGAAGCTGGAAAGCTTTCTTCAGATATTGCTACCAGACTAGAGGAACTATTTTACAACTACCGCAATGCT GTCATGCAAAGCGGAGATTCTAGTGCAAGCGAGATCATACTGTCAAATATGGCTGTTGCATTTGATTGTATTCTCTTGGATGTTGAG AATCCCTTTAACTTTTCACCTTATCATAAGGCAGTACGAGAGCCTTTTGACTACTATATGTTTGGTCAAAATTACTTCCATCCGTTGGTAGATTTCAG GACATCATATATTGGCAACCTCTCCCTTTTCTTTGACATGGAAAAGAAGCTTAAGCAG GGCCATAACATTGTTTTGTTCTCCAATCATCAGACAGAAGCAGATCCACCACTGATCGCATTATTGCTTGAAAGAACAAATCCATATCTTGCTGAAAAACTG GTTTTTGTGGCAGGAGACAGGGTTATTACCGACCCACTTTCCAAGCCCTTCAGCATGGgaag AAATCTTATTTGTGTGTACTCAAAGAAGCACATGCATGATGTTCCTGAGCTCGTTGAAATGAAAAGGAGAGCAAATACTCGAAGCCTCAAGGAGATGGCTTTGCTTTTAAG GGGTGGATCACAGATAATATGGATTGCACCAAGTGGTGGTAGGGACCGGCCAGATCCACTCACAGGGAAATGGCATCCG GAGATAGAGAGAGGACATCAAGGTGTAGACCATGTG GCATCATTTGATGAATCTTCAGTGGACAATATGAGGAGGCTTGTGGACCATTCTGGTGTAATGGGGCATATGTATCCCCTAGCGTTGCTGTGTTATGAGGTCATGCCTCCACCACCAGAG GCTAAGAAGGCTTTTGTTTGGGCATTGTAT
- the LOC135605634 gene encoding glycerol-3-phosphate acyltransferase, chloroplastic-like isoform X2 encodes MGAEVEVGHSRCFLRRNEEELLSCIRKKVEAGKLSSDIATRLEELFYNYRNAVMQSGDSSASEIILSNMAVAFDCILLDVENPFNFSPYHKAVREPFDYYMFGQNYFHPLVDFRTSYIGNLSLFFDMEKKLKQGHNIVLFSNHQTEADPPLIALLLERTNPYLAEKLVFVAGDRVITDPLSKPFSMGRNLICVYSKKHMHDVPELVEMKRRANTRSLKEMALLLRGGSQIIWIAPSGGRDRPDPLTGKWHPASFDESSVDNMRRLVDHSGVMGHMYPLALLCYEVMPPPPEVEKQIGERRKISFHGIGLSVAPEINFDDIASGCENAEEAKKAFVWALYGPVIEQYSVLESAIYGYQGLNASNSIISLSRPWS; translated from the exons ATGGGGGCGGAGGTGGAGGTCGGGCATTCCAGGTGTTTTCTTAGGCGGAATGAAGAAG AGCTGCTTTCTTGCATAAGGAAGAAAGTTGAAGCTGGAAAGCTTTCTTCAGATATTGCTACCAGACTAGAGGAACTATTTTACAACTACCGCAATGCT GTCATGCAAAGCGGAGATTCTAGTGCAAGCGAGATCATACTGTCAAATATGGCTGTTGCATTTGATTGTATTCTCTTGGATGTTGAG AATCCCTTTAACTTTTCACCTTATCATAAGGCAGTACGAGAGCCTTTTGACTACTATATGTTTGGTCAAAATTACTTCCATCCGTTGGTAGATTTCAG GACATCATATATTGGCAACCTCTCCCTTTTCTTTGACATGGAAAAGAAGCTTAAGCAG GGCCATAACATTGTTTTGTTCTCCAATCATCAGACAGAAGCAGATCCACCACTGATCGCATTATTGCTTGAAAGAACAAATCCATATCTTGCTGAAAAACTG GTTTTTGTGGCAGGAGACAGGGTTATTACCGACCCACTTTCCAAGCCCTTCAGCATGGgaag AAATCTTATTTGTGTGTACTCAAAGAAGCACATGCATGATGTTCCTGAGCTCGTTGAAATGAAAAGGAGAGCAAATACTCGAAGCCTCAAGGAGATGGCTTTGCTTTTAAG GGGTGGATCACAGATAATATGGATTGCACCAAGTGGTGGTAGGGACCGGCCAGATCCACTCACAGGGAAATGGCATCCG GCATCATTTGATGAATCTTCAGTGGACAATATGAGGAGGCTTGTGGACCATTCTGGTGTAATGGGGCATATGTATCCCCTAGCGTTGCTGTGTTATGAGGTCATGCCTCCACCACCAGAG GTAGAAAAGCAAATTGGTGAGAGGAGAAAAATTTCTTTTCATGGAATTGGGTTATCTGTGGCTCCAGAAATTAACTTTGATGATATTGCTAGTGGTTGTGAGAATGCTGAAGAG GCTAAGAAGGCTTTTGTTTGGGCATTGTAT